The segment ttcaaacacaattttatattcttataaagatgttttgattgttgttagtgctctcagactaactctttgataattggaaacaaaattctctctgtccttcaagattcagttttctccatattccttctttagccagtggggaaaattattatattcctttaggcatcatttatacctgaaacagtgagctcttttattctttagcatcttacaaggtaactagtatattatagccactcatgaaatacttgctgaagaattaaattagaagctatataagaatatataatcccCTTTTTTTATTTGGTATCAGTAATCCTTTTTACTGCAGTTACTTCTGATTTATGGAAGATTAAGtttcaagttaattatcttttgaattggaactatggctaaagtagtacaaggatagcaggaaatagtattttttaaatcattaattgtggctacctttgtgtcagtagatgaacatcttgagttttatgatcagagttaaaacttgtcagtagataatactctgatagtgggtcagtttggcttctttttctggttgatagacattatcaaaactcagatttgtctttttgcttaatttacatttcttttgaaatagatatctaaagtgtgaaaaatgttctgtggttaattgcatagctaaaagacatattctagaagattttttctttgactatatctttattatggtaccagtcttggattgagaaaagagttcctccatgacaaagatatacttagtgtcctacccatggcagaaacgagaaaagaattatcccctgctttatcctaatatgtttaattatgttaggttgatcagtcctgatcatccacattgaagtaaagtgagtttttattatcttacacacaggagacttgcccttggggcacatgttgttttcacatttattttatttactggtaagtagagaattaagaggagaagttagaaaatgtaagtgatttgccagagtttgatttatgaaattgcaggtttgaattcctattttatgtgcctaagcattttatagaattgtgggaagtgatattcacaaagagaaacttttgatttgataactggctttattttaggaaactgagtcaagaagaatgtgagagactagaaaaagagcagcagctgtcagctgcagatgaaaaggtggtttccgctgtacaggaaattaaaaattacaagtgagttcagtttctaaaggagggtgtcaatgtctaatgaattagtgttagctttctttttaatcatttttttacattatgtagatagaagaaaatagcatggaagtataaataacaagagaatatgaacacattcaattcacacaggaaaaaaaataaatttcaacttaacaaatgaaaaatgttaacaaaaatttacttgtacccaatgggcaagaccatagggaacttggtcaatgcaaacagttctgggggttttgtatgttgtagtaattctttaagaaatcagtttgctgtgtgttatatcaagacccacaaaagtgtggcatttgatagaccttggaaatcttctatggatataatttgaaaaaaagaaaaaaagttttaaggaggaagatatttctagcagaattacttgagaacacactgatgaatagttaaggaaattataatttatcaattcagaatctctagcaattaaatgataaaaaagttattagtattaggtttttattttatttatttatttatttatttatggtgctttactactaagttacatccttagaccttttttttttttttttttactttgagacagggtctcagttgcataggttcccacttaattgctgagactgacctctaacttgtgatcctgctgtctcagcttcccaatcattgggattattggcatgtggcattgcacctggcctgtagtattagttttgatcacactggattcatataactatgaaatgtttttcttatgtatgataaaagtctttaaaagtatagctgatggaataaagggaaaatggtcagaatgttccaaattttattcaattgttgtaattcttaggcggagaattgaagagatggaagaagaattacagaaaaccaagcgctcatttaaaaaccaggtagtaattaatactgtcctgtagttgcagaattctttgatatctaatacagacaattataggctattataatgagtccctaaaaacatttttttaatgtgttgtctttttcagattgcaatgcatgagaagaaagctcatgataattgggtaagattttttcccccttttctttattttttgcatagcctaccgcaactgaatttgaatattttctctttaatagctcaaagctcgttctgcagaaagagccatagctgaagagaaaagggaagctgctaatttgagacagaagtatgtaatttttatatcttactgtatgttttatagtgttttaaggttatgctagatattatctatgattgctgtttcataattcagcccattctttctcaatattcaagactactggaaatgacccaaaagatggcaatgcggcaatatgaacctgtgattgtaaaaccaatgccggggagaccaaatttacaaaatcctcctgggagaggtagggggcactttgtaaaaggagctattttatttcttggtgcagaatgtatgtaaattactttttatttctgtgtgtaatggttatgaaataatctgaatgatttgctaaagcgggaggtgtcggggttggtgtcagggagaaggctgccttaaagtagtaacacggcattgttatctttaggtccactgagccataatggcTCTTTTGGTCCATCCCCCATGAGTGGTGGAGAATGTTCCCCTCCACTGACAGCAGAGCCAGCTGGGAGACCTCCTTCTGCTACTCTTAATCAAAGAGATATGCCTAGAAATGGATTTGGTGAGCATTCACATGTTGCTTTATAGTAAACTGCTTcaaggttttggtttttttttcccttttgaatattctaatgaaaacatagaatttgggcctgtacaatatatagaagatgatttcttactttatcttagtgaatgttttctgtaaaatctgttctagaatagaaaacattttttttttcctggaggtccctgtattctttttttcttttaaattttacactgtgaagtgtaaacctttatctttaaattaaatctctatggtgttcctttcccaaatattataaaagtagccttaaactttatgtggcatacatatttccaatatgaaatactgagtcttatttcaaattctaaataggactgtagtcttggtaagattggaagtcaggttatacagactaaagaaaagccaactacacatacttcaagtctatagcttaaagtttaggaccagtacgtattaatttgctgttctatcaacccaaggcagttctttattttacttaagtctcttcataaattgtgatttacgtattgggcaacccattttttaaaaaaaatatttttaattgtagatggtgtggtgctgagaatcaaacccagtgcctcacgcatgctaggcaaacactctacaactgagctatgacACCAACccctgggcaacccatttttaatgttgctttctagttatttttgaaccctgacctgtccaccagtggtttatttcttctgaaaaatacatacaagggctctgatctttctttcccaagggtcaatggatggacctttacctcgtactcaatggtcttctgaggcatctgggaaacccgttgcctctggtaaagagaccaagtaatttcaaagaatctgtaattgtggatgcaggatttttattcttttcatgttAGAATAAGTCTGAATCCATTCTTTGATCTCTAACAGACCCAGGATGTGGTCCAGCTCACATGAACAGCAGCTCCAGAAGTTCTTCTCCAGCTAAGGTGACGGATGAAGGCAAGGTAAGTTCTCTAGTTACTGTGAATCACGTGGTCGTGCAGGAAAATGTAGCTTTCCTACAGTACTTGCTCTTTGCTTTATCCTTCTTTGTGTTCTATTTGTAttatcccatttgttttttaaaaagcaaactgttccccaagaacctgagaccccctcagtttctaccattacttctttgactgagcatccagttgaagtaagtacttagaggttgagaactcaattgggttttattctgtgcatttctgggaaggatattcagagcatgacactgatcttgtttgctttaaactgcatgcaatattgagcttacttttctccttaacttggaaatatggcttaagtgtgtacaactataatgaactacagaatgtgaaaagttatcactctaactttatatggtgttttgtgttgaatgttctaaggcaaagtaaattcattatgaattatataattcatcatttttatttttgtttggaagaatgctatttaagaattcctccatttgtgcaaaccctattttgagtgatttgaattagattggtatcagattttctgaaagtgaaatactgtttcagtgcaacaatgataatctgaaatgacctcttgagccagtcccaagcaatagtctcatttgttcacataagtgcattctcttgtaactgtgttgctattatatctggtaggtcttctgcagctctataataaaataaatttttaattgtttagtttcaaactcactactcataggaaatgataaatcaatatctcaaatggtgtacagtaaatgaaagtaaatattaaagccttgtcttcctaatttgtgtatatagcattgtgttggaaaatacttctcaagttccagTGTATACATATTCCAGGAATATACATCTCTGGAGCAATCTAAGGGCAGCTTAGATAAGACCCCCAAACCCCTTTGTAGTAGAAGATTTAAAAGAGAGCTAAGACCCGTTGTTAGAGAGGAGTAGAGGTGGGAAAAGCATGCCTTGGAGGCAAACCTAGGATTGAGATCCTTTAATATGCAGTGTGGCCttcaacaaattatgataatccatttgcttttgttccctcttatttcaaacaagacagtctacttaaagatctcagaggttgataatatatgaaagacttactgaagatactctgaataagtagctattattacatgggtagagaatggatttttcattttattctgttctTTCTTAATATGGAAGTAATGAGCTATTGTGATGAAAGGGAAGTGATGGGGAGGGGGGGAACTCCCTTTGAAATAGGTTGTAGTGAATACAGCATGACATACTGGTCAGAAATCACCTCTGTTAATAACCTCTGCCAGTCCTCTTGCCTTTCCCTTTCCTGTGCAGATATAATCAGTAACAAACTGCTCCCTCTTGTGGAATCCTTCTAACTTCTGTAAGCTGTCAGTGGGAATACACAAGAGGGGTGGGTAGAGTTTTTTTGCACTGATGGTCTTCTCTGGACAGGTGCCTGTTTTGGGTTTTAGCTTTTATCAGTGTTGGTACTTTGTCTTaatacataggaattttaaaacttttaactgcTTTCAAATCTTAAATTGCAGGTTAATATGGCTTTGAAAGGGCCCCCTCCTTTCTCAGGGGTACCCTTCATGGGCCCCCCTATGGGACCCCCGATGGGACGGCCTCCACCACCTCCCTTTTGGTATGGACCGCCATTTCAGCTCGGTGGGCCTTTTGGGCCCCGGCCAATTCCTCCACCATTTGGTATGATGATCTGAACAGTAGTGAttgacttataaatcacattcatctttcatttctattgcttgctaaaacagttggttgctatctcaggtcttaacaatgaaaggatacagctgagtacattttaacttttcctccagttttctgggacatatgggacactacataatcttatactgagataggcaatagctatctcatagacaaggataaggggctatatagagaaaagccagaaatattacttctgcagatgtttgttgaaaatatgttgatatgcactgcaatagatggaaaggtggatgagacacatgccataacttaaaattttgtcacagatatgaaaatcctataacataaagtttgtaatcacccataatggaagcataagcagtaggttatagaatatagaaaaggaaaagtcaaaccctccttaccctgagaaaagtcagagggaagtgttaaagaggaggatttaacagtgacctaataaatgttgctgatttagttaggtggctgtggaaggccttttccaagagggcatgcaccttgattctgatggcatgtgtaaagtccatgctgaaatacttcatgaatttttaatggatacagtaataaatagtgggatttacttttatcaaaatttctttgatgtagtaaagttcttatttcataatctatcatcttgtcatggtaatatagtacttccaaatataaatggagctcttgtgagatagaaataattctgcaattatatagtagggaaagaaaaaagataagcctggagctaggtagagccatgtttaaatccttaatatgttgcttcatggctggttggccaggctataacctaaacttgttccatttcagtttgcctcatctggcaagtcaggatgttcaccagttgatgttctaggcttgggagaaattaaagactatattaacatacttgaaatcacccaagttcagaaatttctgggtatttacataacttcctttttattttccaggtcCTGGTATGCGTCcaccaataggcttcagagactatgcaccaggtgttccacctggacaacgcgatttgccttttgaccctcgtgatttttttccaggacctgcaccatttagacctttaggctcatttggcccaagagagtacttcattcctggtgccccattaccacctccaactcatggTCCCCAAGACTATGGGCCACCACCTGCTACAAAAGACTTAATGTCTTCAGGCTTTAAAGATAAACCTCCACCTACACCCGATTCTCAGAGTAGTGAGGGCTGTTCACAGGCCTTAAAACAGGGCCCATAAAATAACCTCTGACACTTAGTCAGAAAGTGGACTATTAACTATTCATTTTGTTGAAGGATTATtggcttcaaaatataaaagtttactttaaatggtttatgtttttagaatgaagctgccttggcgcagtatacatttggagccaaaatattttccccctaaatatcccccacttaaactagagtatccttccaactttaaaatgtgcaataaggaatacctttgttttagttaATGTAGCATATACAATTGCTAAATGATTTTGAATGTCATAATTACGGACATTTCCTGTGGAAATGCTTTAAGAACATGTATTTCCATTATCCTATTTTTAGTGTATTCCAGTTGATAACAGAGAAATGGTGTTTTGTaagcttgatttttctctttaaatatctggtcgcagagactgttacgctaaaaatgtttactcaaagatcataaacttcattttccttcttgctgaagttctttgttgtaatagttcataaaaaattgtttattaatatttcccaagtgtctgttggttcattggatcgtcatgagactttgtgccattggggaagcatgtaaactcactctcagaactgaagatggtgacttggcagcatatttcttgttgctcactgttaaggaggctggaccttggtcaactgtggacttatacaaaggaatttcttttacttgtgagaagtcttgtggctctatttttgtagcacattcatgtacttttttctaaccactgtccatgtgagaatggttttctgagaatgagtttacattagtagcaagagttgtttgacctgaagttctactgcttttgccattattgcattataacagtaaaatatagggtggtatgttgtgtctataaaaaataaggaaatttctttttaaaaaaaatttacacacacactcttctctttcccataccttgccactgattttcaaggaatatgataaaaaaattagaaaagtataatcctctgagaaagaatgaatgaaactctaaggcttataatgtctttaatcagcaactatgggctgaattaaattcttttttttttttacagatactcaaatatattttatttaaaaatcaattaa is part of the Callospermophilus lateralis isolate mCalLat2 unplaced genomic scaffold, mCalLat2.hap1 Scaffold_124, whole genome shotgun sequence genome and harbors:
- the LOC143640151 gene encoding transport and Golgi organization protein 1 homolog gives rise to the protein MAEEQQQLPPQQPDANQQLSPSAPNSGVALPALVPGLPGTEANALQHKIKNSKCVSHTDSSKLQIVLNEAKLHEEKVKLECCQLQKENTVLKKTKEQALTNYITQLNRLQCESESEDQNREDESDELTNGEVAGDRNEKIKDQINQMIDVSQTQTTISVVEEDLKLLQPKLRASMSTKCNLEDQIKKLEGDCNSLQSSKVGLEEECKTLRQKVEILNELYQKDEMALQKKLSQEECERLEKEQQLSAADEKVVSAVQEIKNYKRRIEEMEEELQKTKRSFKNQIAMHEKKAHDNWLKARSAERAIAEEKREAANLRQKLLEMTQKMAMRQYEPVIVKPMPGRPNLQNPPGRGPLSHNGSFGPSPMSGGECSPPLTAEPAGRPPSATLNQRDMPRNGFGSMDGPLPRTQWSSEASGKPVASDPGCGPAHMNSSSRSSSPAKVTDEGKVNMALKGPPPFSGVPFMGPPMGPPMGRPPPPPFWYGPPFQLGGPFGPRPIPPPFGPGMRPPIGFRDYAPGVPPGQRDLPFDPRDFFPGPAPFRPLGSFGPREYFIPGAPLPPPTHGPQDYGPPPATKDLMSSGFKDKPPPTPDSQSSEGCSQALKQGP